The Coccidioides posadasii str. Silveira chromosome 5, complete sequence genome has a segment encoding these proteins:
- a CDS encoding uncharacterized protein (EggNog:ENOG410PJP6~COG:S~BUSCO:3916at33183), translated as MATDDPSRLQASPGKILPGERLTSSPRIAHYDGEIPPALSPLDAFAAQGRLLAKQFDQSRKDGRRLSRIPPASVARSLSRPRPGYFRSASSEGTREGSKPPLSPAFREHNHLAVEEPKFRPISQHPRLSGLPADQDGGDPRPWGREGVSRSASKDNIPGSPNEEVGLGLGVRDAAGPAGRPLVGVGVTTSKKESHNDPMSRSRSDTLVPPIPLPRSSSSPGLSHTESSDDDYYTSSNAGSTFSKPRKLSSSSGMSMPHSPMSNFTRPDPRSLSPASERSGTPHVLQRPSFNFSRPLSRSSTSISLPSPLTPDPTPNELQPRMMTRDNRPAPINTSERSPLSTQDAEEPPPSATYTYAKYNLPRGREVVRDSTVFSGLQAPHFEWKEPLFESPPPSAVREKFARTPSPSPAKIQQQPTSPPTTQRASPAKTSPARSIKQINRSPAAPSRHSFENDSREVLTLRTPSSSTKAKPKSSDLDDAKSTSANSGSTIRPHTSHKESKPSDNGDNPDQPSAEDYVAKGIACHENGSLKESTYYLRLAAMQNHPTGMLMYALACRHGWGMRPNPQEGVEWLRKAVNSVADITQEVNTADLQPRGKALQEQKARQAQFALSIYELGVSHLNGWGVDQDKTLARRCFEIAGQWGDVDALAEAGYCYAEGVGCKKDLKKAAKYYRMAEAKGMSMVGNSWIYKDKYMGDDEPTLPDANVKSISSSEKQPSRNKSRTRSIFGRKKSNAHDC; from the exons ATGGCGACTGATGATCCTTCGAGGTTGCAAGCCAGCCCAGGCAAAATATTGCCTGGTGAGCGCTTAACCTCCTCTCCGCGCATTGCCCATTATGACGGCGAGATCCCCCCAGCACTGTCACCCTTGGATGCCTTCGCCGCCCAAGGTCGACTTCTCGCGAAACAATTCGACCAATCGAGGAAAGATGGCCGACGCCTGAGTCGCATTCCACCGGCCAGCGTTGCTCGGTCCCTTTCCCGTCCGCGACCCGGTTATTTTCGATCGGCCTCAAGTGAGGGGACTCGCGAGGGCTCCAAGCCACCACTTAGTCCTGCGTTTCGAGAGCACAATCATCTAGCGGTGGAGGAACCTAAATTTAGGCCGATATCTCAGCATCCCCGATTGAGTGGCTTACCTGCTGATCAGGATGGAGGCGACCCGCGACCCTGGGGAAGGGAAGGCGTGAGCCGCTCTGCTTCGAAAGACAATATCCCAGGGTCACCAAATGAGGAGGTTGGACTAGGCTTGGGCGTGCGTGATGCTGCAGGGCCAGCGGGTCGACCGTTGGTGGGAGTAGGCGTAACGACCTCAAAGAAGGAATCGCATAACGACCCTATGTCGAGATCCAGGTCCGACACACTTGTTCCTCCAATCCCCTTACCCCGGTCATCTAGCAGCCCGGGTCTGTCGCATACAGAAAGTTCAGATGACGACTATTATACCAGTTCCAATGCGGGTTCTACATTTTCAAAGCCTAGGAAACTGTCATCGAGCAGTGGCATGTCCATGCCTCATTCACCAATGTCAAATTTCACCCGCCCAGATCCACGTTCCTTGTCACCAGCATCAGAAAGGTCTGGTACGCCCCATGTGCTCCAGCGACCCTCATTCAATTTCTCCCGGCCCCTTAGTAGGTCGAGCACCAGCATCTCCCTCCCCTCTCCGTTGACTCCGGACCCAACTCCCAACGAGCTGCAACCCCGCATGATGACTCGAGACAATCGCCCAGCTCCTATTAATACCTCGGAACGCTCTCCTCTATCTACACAGGACGCAGAGGAGCCTCCACCTTCGGCAACATACACATATGCAAAGTATAATCTGCCCCGTGGAAGAGAGGTTGTGAGGGACTCAACCGTTTTCTCCGGCTTGCAAGCTCCACATTTTGAGTGGAAAGAACCTCTCTTTGAATCCCCTCCACCAAGTGCCGTCAGAGAGAAGTTTGCTCGGACCCCGTCCCCATCACCTGCGAAAATACAACAGCAGCCTACTTCTCCTCCAACCACACAGAGGGCGTCCCCAGCAAAGACTTCACCGGCAAGAAGTATTAAGCAAATTAACCGATCGCCAGCAGCCCCATCCCGCCATTCCTTTGAAAACGATAGCCGTGAGGTGCTGACTTTGAGAACACCAAGCTCCAGCACCAAAGCGAAACCAAAATCAAGCGACCTAGACGATGCTAAATCCACCTCCGCAAATAGCGGGAGCACCATACGTCCGCATACCAGCCACAAGGAAAGCAAACCCAGCGATAATGGTGATAATCCCGACCAGCCCTCTGCAGAGGATTATGTCGCTAAAGGTATCGCTTGCCACGAAAATGGATCACTCAAAGAATCGACTTATTATCTACGATTGGCGGCAATGCAGAACCATCCTACCGGCATGCTAATGTATGCATTAGCTTGCCGACACGGATGGGGAATGCGCCCAAACCCGCAGGAAGGCGTTGAGTGGCTGCGCAAGGCAGTTAATTCAGTTGCGGATATCACACAAGAGGTGAATACGGCAGATTTACAGCCTAGGGGTAAAGCTCTCCAGGAACAAAAAGCTCGTCAGGCCCAGTTCGCACTCAGTATCTATGAGCTGGGTGTGAGCCACCTCAATGGATGGGGAGTCGATCAGGACAAGACCTTGGCTCGAAGGTGTTTTGAAATCGCAGGACAGTGGGGTGATGTCGATGCCTTGGCAGAAGCTGGATACTGCTATGCTGAGGGTGTTGGATGTAAGAAGGATCTGAAGAAGGCGGCGAAGTATTATCGAATGGCGGAGGCGAAAGGCATGAGTATGGTGGGGAATAGTTG gatataCAAAGATAAATACATGGGCGATGATGAGCCAACTTTGCCTGATGCGAACGTGAAGTCGATTAGTAGCTCAGAGAAGCAGCCTTCACGGAACAAATCTCGAACAAGATCGATATTTGGTCGAAAGAAGTCTAATGCTCATGATTGTTGA
- a CDS encoding uncharacterized protein (EggNog:ENOG410PNSR~COG:S~TransMembrane:1 (i32-56o)~BUSCO:11791at33183), with amino-acid sequence MSDNSEKNNQGTVEAAVPEPRKRGCAAHCKRFWWAYLIGFIVVVLVVVLPVIYVGYPNIAQRDVNRSTLEITEMEITDPAPESFHIRLTQVIGSKSKYHPILDAFNADVSLPDNEQPFLKLDVPSVKAVDGAVAKIDQDVSLPNADAFAAFSLAVMKQEDVSMIIHGRTGLREGSLPKTTVNYDKTVTLKGLNGLKGFNVTDFDLITPALDDGTNMRGNVFIPNPSVMTLTMGNLTLNLSVDGEPIGQSFMNNVVIRPGDNNVEMTSKVNQAKVLGLIAGRSAPYRDGILPIEIVGESARYNGEDLPYYTKALASNRLHVDLNVGAVLFE; translated from the exons ATGTCGGACAATTCGGAGAAGAATAACCAGGGGACGGTCGAAGCCGCCGTGCCAGAACCGCGCAAGCGCGGCTGTGCTGCGCATTGCAAGCGCTTTTGGTGGGCCTATCTCATTGGCTTCATCGTTGTCGTCCTTGTTGTCGTCCTGCCTGT CATCTATGTTGGATACCCGAACATTGCCCAGCGTGATGTCAACCGATCGACTCTCGAGATCACGGAGATGGAAATCACCGACCCAGCTCCAGAATCCTTCCATATCAGACTGACGCAGGTCATCGGCTCCAAGAGCAAATATCACCCAATACTCGACGCTTTCAACGCCGACGTTTCCCTCCCCGACAACGAGCAGCCATTCCTCAAGCTCGATGTGCCATCTGTCAAGGCCGTCGATGGAGCCGTTGCTAAAATCGACCAGGACGTATCCCTGCCCAATGCCGACGCTTTTGCGGCTTTCTCCCTCGCTGTCATGAAGCAAGAAGACGTTTCCATGATCATCCACGGCCGGACTGGCCTGCGAGAAGGATCCCTGCCCAAGACCACCGTAAACTACGACAAGACCGTCACATTGAAGGGCCTCAACGGTCTCAAGGGCTTCAACGTGACCGATTTTGACCTCATCACTCCTGCCCTGGATGACGGAACTAACATGAGAGGAAACGTGTTCATCCCTAACCCTAGCGTCATGACTCTCACCATG GGCAACCTCACACTCAACCTCTCCGTGGACGGTGAACCCATTGGCCAATCCTTCATGAACAATGTCGTCATCCGCCCCGGTGACAACAACGTCGAAATGACGTCCAAAGTCAACCAAGCCAAGGTCCTCGGCCTCATTGCCGGCAGAAGCGCCCCATACCGAGACGGCATCCTCCCCATCGAGATCGTCGGAGAGTCGGCCAGGTACAACGGCGAGGATCTCCCTTACTATACTAAGGCCTTAGCCTCCAACCGACTCCATGTGGACTTGAATGTCGGAGCGGTGTTGTTCGAGTAG
- a CDS encoding uncharacterized protein (CAZy:GH18~EggNog:ENOG410PFYY~COG:G~BUSCO:7306at33183) produces the protein MMFKYTGPTYGPWPLGINGATGQSDNILGPSDISIYFNAVYYPSWRIYKKQPPSSLRLGCVSHVFYAFAWVNPDGTVRLSDEWADDQMPVDGTQGCIRAFTQLKGQYTGMKVILSIGGGGTGSQHFATVAKDPIALQNFIQSAKNMVDRFGLDGLDIDWEHPSDSQQGEDYVNLLRLLREGLPWPQYTLTTALPAGEWALRHINLIHAQCYVDLINLMTYDFSGPWTPHSGHQSQLFSPHIPHSEAAGISCHSGISYVLAQGVPSSKILLGISVYGRAFPGTTGVGQTHCISNETPEDKIVFDYCDLPLPGSVEQHDDRLCAAFCVDRNVGFVSYDSTRTVVQKAKFVREMALGGLFYWHVAADAVGKRSLVAAGYSALHDL, from the exons ATGATGTTCAAATACACCGGACCTACCTATGGCCCCTGGCCCCTAGGAATCAACGGGGCCACTGGCCAGTCTGACAATATTTTGGGCCCAAGTGACATCTCTATTTATTTCAATGCCGTCTACTACCCGAGCTGGAGGATCTATAAAAAGCAGCCTCCGTCGTCGCTGAGGTTGGGATGCGTGAGCCATGTGTTTTACGCTTTTGCATG GGTGAACCCGGACGGCACCGTCAGA CTCAGCGATGAATGGGCGGATGACCAAATGCCTGTGGATGGCACACAAGGATGTATCAGAGCATTTACTCAACTCAAAGGACAATACACAGGGATGAAGGTGATCCTTTCGATCGGCGGCGGAGGAACCGGCAGTCAACATTTCGCCACCGTCGCCAAAGACCCGATCGCGCTCCAGAACTTTATACAGAGTGCAAAGAATATGGTGGATCGGTTTGGCCTTGACGGGCTTGATA TTGACTGGGAACACCCTTCTGACTCGCAGCAAGGAGAAGACTACGTCAATCTCCTACGCTTACTACGAGAGGGCCTTCCGTGGCCGCAGTATACGCTAACCACTGCCCTACCGGCAGGAGAGTGGGCCTTGAGGCACATCAACCTCATCCACGCCCAATGCTACGTCGATCTAATCAATCTCATGACCTATGATTTTTCCGGTCCTTGGACACCTCATAGTGGTCATCAATCCCAGCTATTTTCCCCTCATATCCCGCATAGCGAGGCGGCAGGAATCAGCTGTCACTCTGGCATATCATACGTGCTCGCGCAGGGTGTTCCGTCGAGTAAAATTCTCCTCGGCATATCCGTATACGGTCGAGCGTTCCCGGGAACGACGGGGGTCGGACAGACACACTGCATTAGCAATGAGACGCCTGAAGACAAAATTGTGTTTGATTATTGTGACTTACCACTGCCAGGTAGCGTAGAGCAGCACGATGACCGTTTGTGTGCAGCATTCTGCGTGGATCGTAACGTGGGGTTTGTTTCATACGATTCGACAAGGACAGTGGTGCAGAAAGCAAAGTTTGTGAGGGAGATGGCACTAGGAGGTTTGTTTTATTGGCATGTTGCGGCGGATGCAGTTGGGAAAAGGAGTCTGGTCGCGGCGGGGTACAGTGCACTACATGATTTGTAG
- the YTH1 gene encoding RNA-binding component of cleavage and polyadenylation factor (BUSCO:259883at4751~EggNog:ENOG410PKZQ~COG:A~BUSCO:12888at33183) encodes MAEVHRVADRIVSADSPRDPNFTNFAFSPFLRKTFGFGLASDVPVCKAYREGHCPLGPMCPDRHPTPSRISTATSPAIAPSSTHGSLVCKHYLKGLCKKGIKCEYLHEYNLRRMPECQAFARSGYCANGDDCLYQHVSEEAKLPPCEHYDKGFCPLGPLCAKKHVRRKICPFYLAGFCPEGRVCTTGAHPRWPENLPKPTVKVEKTAEEIEREKARIREEQEKEEEREREWRRERGRGGRFMGGRFRGKRL; translated from the coding sequence ATGGCAGAGGTTCATCGTGTTGCAGACCGGATCGTATCCGCCGACAGTCCTCGCGACCCAAACTTCACCAACTTCGCCTTCAGCCCGTTCCTTCGCAAGACGTTCGGTTTTGGGCTCGCCTCGGATGTTCCCGTCTGCAAGGCTTATCGAGAAGGCCACTGCCCACTCGGGCCTATGTGCCCAGACCGCCATCCAACCCCCTCCCGAATCTCTACGGCTACTTCGCCCGCGATTGCTCCATCGTCTACACACGGCAGCCTTGTATGCAAGCATTACTTGAAGGGGCTATGCAAGAAGGGAATAAAATGCGAATATCTACATGAATATAATTTGCGCCGCATGCCGGAATGCCAGGCTTTTGCGCGAAGCGGGTATTGCGCCAACGGCGACGATTGTCTATATCAGCACGTTTCCGAAGAAGCCAAATTACCACCTTGTGAACATTATGATAAGGGATTCTGTCCGTTAGGGCCTTTATGTGCAAAGAAGCATGTTCGCAGGAAGATATGTCCTTTCTACTTGGCAGGATTTTGTCCTGAGGGAAGAGTTTGCACGACGGGTGCTCATCCAAGATGGCCGGAGAATTTGCCGAAACCCACGGTGAAAGTGGAAAAAACTGCGGAGGAAatcgagagagagaaggcTAGAATCAGAGAGGAACAGGAGAaagaggaggagagggaAAGAGAATGGAGGAGAGAACGAGGTCGCGGCGGGCGGTTTATGGGTGGAAGATTTCGCGGGAAGAGGCTATAG